In the Lepus europaeus isolate LE1 chromosome 10, mLepTim1.pri, whole genome shotgun sequence genome, TGTGtttcccacacggtgcagggtcccaagggcttgggccaccttccactgctttcccaggccatagcagagagctggattggaagcagaacatccggttctcgaactggtgcccatatgggatgctggcacttcaggccagggcgttaacctgttgagccacagcactggccccaacgaTATATTTGAAAGTCTGGGTTAAGAGattttccaaccgctggttcactccccaaatagcctggggatgggccaggctgaagcaaggatcctGAATTCCAgccaggtatcccatgtaggtgcaggggcccaagtacttgggccacctgctgtggctttcccgggtgcattagcagggagctaaaaccCTACCTTTAGCAGAAGCCTGCTCTTGCCTTCTAAAGGGATATTTTGCAGCAAAGCAGAAACAACCTGTGCCAGGAAATCCCAAGAAAGTATTCAAAGTACTTCTGAATCcatttaaatgtttctttattcAAGAGCAAAATGCCCATACCAGCTTTTAGTCCAGCCTGGTTCATGCTTTTTGGTGCAAGCTGCAGACGGACTATAATGCTGATTGCTGGAAGCAGGTCTCGCACCATCTTCAGGCCCTGCTAGGTGGGACCCAAGGAGCCCCTCCTCCAGTGGGCAGAGCCTCAAGAGAGGTGGAGTCCCAGTTAGCAGATTCTCCTCCTTTCTTGCCAAGTTCTCTTCCCTCTAAACAATTAAGCTGATTAAATTAGGGGGCCAGCTGCAGAGAAGTTAAGATGAATAGCTTCAGTAATGCAAACCATCCTTTCGTTCACACCAGTTCCTCCATTTAAATCCTACCAGCCTAAAATTTTGCAACAGAGGAAGTTAGTCTGGAGGCATAAACCAGAGCTCATCAAGAACTAGTCTCTCCCTGCAAGGTGTAAAACACATGGCAACAGCCCCGGAATTCGGGCCTTAGGGAAGAAAGGCAGTGCCCCAAGGGCAGGTACAGAACCAGCAGGACTCCACAAGCCATCATCCACCTCTTCAGGTAGGAGAACAAGCTCCTGTTAAACAAGAAATCCAGGTGTGAAGGGTGGTCCAGGCCTGGTCAACATGCAAGGatcccacaacagctaaggcaggcccaaggactaggaAATGGAGGCCTTCCGCGCGCACTGCAGGTGGGAAACAGGCTCGGTGAAACTACCCCAATAGAAGACGAACGAAAGAGAGACACCAGACCACGGGAGCTGCCAAACTCTATTTCATTCACAGAGTGGGGAGCAGGTTCTCGCCGCCCCACGCCCCACCCCCCGGGACCGGAGCCCGCAGCCCCGCCGCTCAGCCGGTGATGCGCACGTCGGCGCGACGACGCAGCCGCCGGGCCCGCGCCGCCTCGGGCAGGATGGCCAGCAGCTGCTCCTGCACCAGCATCTGCACTATCTGCTCCTTGGTGCGGATGTCGGGCCGCAGCCACTGGCGGGACAGCTCCCGCAGCTGGCGGAACGCCTCGCGGGGCCCCGCCGCGTCCTGGTAGCGGAACTGCCGGAAGCGCTGGCGGAACGTCTCGGGGCCGGGCCGGGAGCCGCCGGGGCCCGGCGGGGAGCGCGGAGCGGCCTCGGCCTGAGGCGCAGAGCGCAGGGGCAGCTCCAGggccgcggggggcggggggctcgctTCCTGGACGGCGGGCTCGAGGGAAGGCGGTGAGGCCTCCAGCGTGGAGGGGCCCGCGGAGTCACGCTCAGGGTCTGAGCTCGGGCCCGCTTCCTCCTCGCGCTTCTCCAGCGACGCCGCTGAGGGGCTCCGGGGGGCCCCCAAGCTCGGCTCGGTCTCCGCCATGGCTCCGGCCGTCACTCTTGTCCAGCAGCCGTGGGCTCAGCACTGCGTCTGCGCGGGGGcggggtgaggagggagagagacgcgTCCCGCTGAAGGGCGACCGCACAGGGAGGCGACTCGGGGCCGGTGACGAGGGCGCGGAACCTACCTGCCCCGCGGAGCTCCAGGCGCAGCCGGAAGCGGAAGCCTCGCGAGGCTTCTCTGTGGTTCCGCGGGCGCACGAGCGCCCGGAAGCCGAGGCCGAGCTTCCGGaagccgcgccgcgccgcgctcgCGAGGCCCCTGAGGAAGCCGTGAGGTAAATTTAAAGGAGAGGGGCCCGGGCTGTAGCCGCGGCAGCGCTTGGGCTGGCGGCGGCCGCGGCTCGCGCGTGGGCGTGGGGTTGGCGGCGGCCAGGGGCTGAGCGCCGCCTGGCCCGAGGTGGTCTCGCGTCGTCGGCACCCGCCCTTAGCGCGACGGTGACAGAACACGACACGGTGGATGCCCTgccgttttttattttttgtgtgcgTGCCTTCTGACGCCACGCGACAGGCGGCTCTGAGGGCTTAAGCGTTGCGGGCTGGCAGTGCGTGGCCCGCGCGGTGGCCGCCAGTCACAGGTGTCAGCTGGGCCCGTGAGGTGAAGCCGGTCCGCATGGAGACGTTTCCTTCGTAGGGACAAAATGCAAAACACCCCAATAGTCGTTTATACTGCGTGCATGTTGGAATGTAACGTTTTGCCTATATGGgatcaaataaaatatgttattcAACTTAAATTCATCCgtgatc is a window encoding:
- the SCAND1 gene encoding SCAN domain-containing protein 1, which codes for MAETEPSLGAPRSPSAASLEKREEEAGPSSDPERDSAGPSTLEASPPSLEPAVQEASPPPPAALELPLRSAPQAEAAPRSPPGPGGSRPGPETFRQRFRQFRYQDAAGPREAFRQLRELSRQWLRPDIRTKEQIVQMLVQEQLLAILPEAARARRLRRRADVRITG